In Roseofilum capinflatum BLCC-M114, the genomic window CTAATCATAAAGCCACTGACCCCGAATCAGAAGAATTTGATTCCAATTATTCTGAAGTTAGGGATCGGGGCCGGGAAAGTTATACCCATAAGAACTTGCCCATCAGAACTGTTGTAAGTCTTGATAAGCGCGTTTGAGTAGATCACTATAACGCTCTTCAAACACTTTCGGGTGAAACTGGGTCGAATGGGTATGAATTTGTTCGGGGTTAAAGGGCGATCGCCCCAATGCCTCAAACTGCTCCACCGCTTCTATCAACGATTCTGGGGTTTGCTGTGGAAATAATAACCCGGTTGCGCCCTCTGGGTGAACCCGAAAATCGCGAACCGTTTCTAAAGCGCCTCCCTTGCCATAGGCAATGACGGGAGTGCCACAGGCTTGGGCTTCCACAACGGCCATGCCAAAATCTTCACAAGCAGCATATACAAAGGCTTTAGCTTCGCTCATGTATTGATTGACGACCTCATTGGACTGAAAACCCAGAAACTCAATATTGGATTTGGCGATCGCTTCAAGTTCTTCCCGTTGAGGCCCGGTACCAATGACCACCAGATGCCGACCTAACTGGTTAAATGCTTCCACCATGAGCCGTACTTGCTTGTAGCTGACCAAACGGCAGACGGTGACATAAAAATCCTGTTTTTTGGCTTGGAAGGGAAAGCGATCGATATCGATAGGAGGGTAAATCACTTCCGCTTGGCGGCGATAGCACCGCCAAATTCGCCTTGCAGTGTGCTTGGAGTTGGCAATGAACTGATCTACCCGATTGGCGGATATCACGTCCCACAGCCTCATTTTGTGGAGGATATACCGACTCACCCAACCGGGTATACCTCGCCCCAATTTACTCTCCTTCAGATACTCGAAGGTTAAATCCCAGGCATAGCGCATGGGGGTATGGCAATAACACAGATGCAGTTGTCCCGGACGGGTGAGGACTCCTTTGGCGACGGCATGGGAGGAGGAGAGAATAATATCATAGTCGCCTAAATCCAGTTGCTCGATCGCCAAGGGAAGCAGAGGCAAATAATTTTGTACTCCTCGACGAGCAAAGGGAAAGTGCTGTAAAAACGTGGTTCCAATCTGGCGCTGATAGAGGTAACTATCGGGGTTGGTGGATTCAAAGTCAATCAGAGCATACAGATCTGCGTCAATCTGTTTGAGAATTGCTTTAACCACCAGTTCCGATCCCCCCGTGGCTAAGGGGGTTAACCATTCATGGACAAGGGCATATTTGAGTTCGGGCATGTTGAGAGAATAGGGAATGAGGAAAAGTTATTGCAGGGTTCATTGATTGTCCAATTGATTGTCCAATTGATTGTCCAAACGATGAAGAATTGCTAAAAAGGTGTCGATCGCCGCTTCTTCATTGTCTGGACAGAGGATCGGGACATGGATAAATAGAGCGCGAGTGGGGAGATTGAGGCTTTTAATCTCATTTAAGACCCCATAATAGAGATCTTCACAGACAAATCGACCGGCATAATCGCTAATATAAACCCGATCGAGTCCCTTAATGAGCTGTTCTAGGTCGATCGCCGGTCTTAAAATTTTATCCCCTTGCGTCGCATTCGACTCAATACTGAGGCGATCGCGTTGTTCTGCCATGCCGCAACACAACACCCAACGCGGTTGATAGGAGTGCAAAGACACCAGGGTTTGCGCGATCGCCTGTGGGGAATGCACCGGTAGTTTTCTCAGTAACAATAACCGCTCTGGATGCGGATAACATTCACCAATGCGCTCCAGGAGATCATCAGAGGAGTTACTCTTCTGGTGCGGTTTCCAGGTCGTAAAGGAGGTTAACAGAAAGGATCGGGTCATTTCCTCTGACTATTGACTTTGTACTTCATCGGCAAAGTTTTCCCAGCGCACAAACTCAAAGGGGCCAGCAATGGAACCCCAAACCCTTTCATCCGTTTCTAAGTCACGTCCGCGATCTAAGCTAATCAGTCCTTGTGGACTGACTTCAAATTCACTATCAAGATAAGTTGTTTTATCGTTACGAACGACTACGCAACCTTTTCCAGGTTCGACTGTGGCTTTGAAACTATGTCCTGTCCATTGCACTTGGAAGGTACATCCGGGCAGTTTTTCAATCCGGTCTGCGGTCAATTTCTGGAGGCGCTCAGGTTGTCGAGATGCACCATAGAACTCTTGTTCACCGAGAACTTTATGATTTTCCACCTCAATTTGATTCTCCTTGAGGACAAAGTTGAGAACACGAGTACGATAGGGTTGAGTGACATCTAGATCGTAGGCTTGCTCTAGATATAAACTAATATTGCCCATCAGATCGAAGGGTAGAGGACGCATACAAACGCGAATATGGGCAAAAAAGGGCGGATTTTCAAACGCTTGCTCTTGATTACTAAAGTCAGCAGCCATCCAACGGGCTAAGGTAACAATATCTGTAGAATGGGTCATAACTATTAAAACTTCAAAATTCAAAGTTATCTTCTATATCTGCAATTTCTCTGAGTAAAGAAACTCGATGACGGTGCATAATAAAACCAGAGTTAGGATAGACCTAGAGCCGGATGCTATGAACTATCAACAGTTTGAAGCCTTTAATCACCTGAAGCCTGAACAAATCCAAGACTTCCTGAAAGTAGGCAAACAGGGAACGATCGCAGCAAGCAAGCGCATTCTAAAACAAAATGTTCTCTGTCGGCAAATTATTTTCCTTCTAGAAGGAGAGGTTCAGGTTTCCCTGGAGACCTCCAAAGGGGAACACACCCTATCAACGATCAGCGCTCCTACTGTACTGGGAGAAATCAGTTTTTTTAGCGGTGAACCCAGTTCTGCAACGGTTACGACCCTGACCCAGATTAAGGTTCTGGTGATTGACTTTGATGTTCTGCGTCAACGACTGATCGAAGGCGATCGCGTCACAGCTTTGATCCTGTTGAATATGTCCCAAGCCTTGGCTAAACGGGCCTCAACCATGACTCGTCAGCTTTCGGAATTCTATGTTAAACAACAGGAAATGGAAACCCAGGTCTCAGAGGTACAACACGCAAGTACGGCCATTTTTGGAGAATGGAGCTTTATCTAATGCGGTGCGCTTTATTCAATCATTCATTTCTTTATAGGTGGCAACAGAGGAGGGAGAAATACGGTTTAGGTAGCGGAAAATCCAATACTTAAAGACGGTATCTAGAATAACCGGAAAGGTCGCAATAAAAAGGAAAATAAATTCTCGACTTTCGGGGAGTCCAAAATGCCGAGATAAGCCTTCGAGAATCACTTCCCAACCGTGGGGAGAGTGGAACCCAACGAACATATCGGTAAAAAGGATAATAATGAAGGCTTTGGCACTATCACTTAACCCGTAAACCAAGTCATCCATGAATGATTTAAGGACAGTAATTTCTCGCTTACTGGTATAAACAACCCAGCCAAAGGCGACAAAGGCAAAAAAGTCCGAGAAGATGTTTTTTACTGCATCGGAGCTGTGAGTTTTAAACTCTTCTTTGATTTCCTCTGCTTTGTGATGTAGTTCTTTTTGTACTTCTTCTGGACTCATTTCCGGCAATTCGCCAATCAGCATTTCAAACTTGAGTTGGCTTTCAAATTTTTCCAATTCCATGAATGCTTCTGCTTCCATGTCTTCATTCAGGAAGATGGAAATTTGCTCTCGTTCTTTAAATTTATCGACAATGGGGCCGACAATAAAATTACTGGCAATTTGTTGAGTTAAAAGGGGAATTAGGAACGCCAGCAAGATAAATCTGAGGGAAATAATGGTTTTAAATTTGGAGATCCGAAACCGATTCATTAATTCTTCTTCGGTTTTGGGGTCGAGTTCTTTTTGGACTCGTTTGAACGTTCCTAAAATGGTACGAGGCAGAAAGCTAGATTGATCGGAAATGGTTTCAGCATTAGTAATTTCTTCGACCGTTGGTGGCGGTAGGGATTGGGAGCGATTGGATTGAGAAGATTTGGATTGGGGTACAGTGAGGGATTGAGATGGATCGACGGGAATGACGGCTTTAGAATTGGATGAGGTCTGGGAGCCATATCGACTTAAAACTCGATCGATGGTCGTGAGTTTTTCTAGGGTAAGTTGGGAGTCTTCAATAGGATTTTTGTCCAGATTGATGCTGCTGGATTGCCAAAGGCTATTGGCTAATTTTCGCGATGAAGAGTTGACGAAAAAACGGCTGGTATTGAATTCGGATAATCGGATGCGAGCGGCGTTTAAGTTGTTGGTCAATTCTTGCTTAAAATAAGCTTGAACTGTGCTATTATATTGGGGAGAATTAGGAACAATCTTCTGTCCACCAAAGTATTCATCTTCGATCGCCTGAATTTTCAGCACAGCTTCGTAGGCATCATCTAAGGCGCGATCGGGGGTTTGCCAAAACCAGCGATTGAGAACGCGAAAGGAAGATTGAAGCTTTTGCCAGGGAGAGCCTTTAGCCATGTTATTGCAGAAAATTCAGAGCAAATGGACAGAATTACCAGCGCCTGGCGCTATGGATCGTATCTTATCAAATGTCTTTTAACTCGTGTAGCGTGTCTTTCAATTCCCTTTGGATCGTGGGCCCCTCCCGCAGGGGGAAAACCCGTCGCCTGGTGGAGTACATCGGCGAGCAGGTCGGGCCAGACATGGAGAGTGGCTCCACGGCCAACCCGATGATTCTAGTGTTGGCGGCAACGGGGGATAATCGTTTAGATTTGGACGATCGCCTCACCCGTTTAGACCCCCCTCGCGGGGGACTGTTGAGCCAAACCACCACCCCCCTAGGGTTTTGTCTCAATCAAGTCAGTCTGTTTTGGCCCCAATTAATGCAACAACTGGCGATCGAATCCCAGTTTCCGGTGCGTCTGCGGCCAGAAACTGAGCAAGAATTAGCCCAAGCCCTATGGCAAGAAGAGTTAGACCGGGAAGCCCTCAGTTTAGACGGGGTTTCCCCCGTGCGCTTGGTGCGGCAACTGTTGGATACTTGGGCCCTAGCAGCAGCTAGTGGGGTAGCGATCGCCGATATCCCCACCATCCTGGAAGAAGGGCAACTGGGCAATCTAGGGAAAAACCCAGACATCTGGGAAAACATCGGCGTTGCCCTCCAACAGTGGCGCAGTTGGTGCTTAACCCATGGCTTCCTCACCTATGGACTCGCCCTAGACCTCTATGGACAGCACCTGATCGGCGATCGCCACTACCAAACCTATCTCCTAGACCGCTACCAAAGCCTCTGCGCCGATGATGTAGACGAATATCCCGCCATCATGCGGTATCTATTCGAGCTATTTCTAGAACAGGAGCGCCCCTGTCTATTCACCTACAACCCCGATGGCGGCATTCGCGTCGGCTTAAATGCCGATCCCCAGTACATCGCCCAAATTGCTCGTCGTTGCCACATTGAAGACCTGCGAGAGCAACCCAACCCAGGACTAGCGGGAATCCTCAACCTCGAAGAAATCGAACAAGTCATCAACCCCCTCTTCGCCCAACCCGTGCGACTGCCTCCCGAATCGATCCAATCGGTGCAAACCGTCTCGCGATCGCAACTGTTGCGGGAAACTGCCGAAACCCTGATCGATGTGATTAAAAACCAGCACATCCCCCCCCAAGACATCGCCATCATCGCCCCCGGTTTAGACGACATCGCCCGCTATACCCTGCTCCATCTCCTCGATCGAGCCGATATTCCCCTACGTCCCCTGAACGAACAGCGGCCCCTGATCGCCTCTCCCTTGATTCGCGCTCTGCTCACCCTGCTGACGTTGGTGTATCCGGGTTTAGGGCGACTGGTGAACCGAGAGGCGATCGCCGAAATGCTGATCGTCCTCAGCCATCCCCTCCTGGGAACTCCCCAACCCAACCAACCCCCTCCCTACTGGATCGACCCCGTGCGAGCCGGTCTGATCGCCGATCACTGCTACGTTCCCGACCCCGACCATCCCCACCTACTCCCCATGGAAGTCTTTGAGCGATGGGATCGGTTAGGCCATCTTCCTAGCAACGCCTACAACCAAATCCGAACCTGGATTGAGAACCAAAAACAAGAATACTCCGAACGTCTCTTGACAACTCCCCTCATCTTCCTCGATCGCGCCATTACCCGCTTTCTCCTCACCCATACCCTGCCCTACGACCAACTAGCCGCCATCCGGGAACTGATGGAAACTGCCCATCACTACTGGCAAATTCATCAGCGCTTGCATCCTGAGCGCTCCCCTCTAAAGCAATTTATCCAACTGCTGCGCCAGGGCACAATTAGCGCCAACCCTTACCCCGTCCGACCCACTGGCCCCAAAGCCAACGCCGTCACCCTAGCCACCATTTTCCAATACCGTTCCAGTCGTCTGTCCCACCGATACCACTTTTGGCTCGATGCCAGTTCTCCCCTATGGCTCAAAGGGGGAGCAGCGAACCTCTGGGCTGCGCCCCTGTTTTTACAACACCGTTTAGGCAAACCCTGGACAGTGGAACACACCCAAGAAGCTGATGAAGAACGACTCCGGCGCATTTTGCTCGATTTACTCAGTCGCGTAGAGGAGCGACTGTATCTGTGTCATAGCGATTTAGCCGTCAATGGTACAGAACAAACCGGGCCTTTATTTGCGTTGGTGAGCGCGAGTCTTGAGTTGAGGAATCAGGAGGAGTTGATCGGTTCTAACGATTGATGGCGATCGCTGAAAGTATGATAAATAAAAACCCATTCAGCCAGCGTCCAAGATATACTCGACATAAGACGACCTACTTGTTTTGTCAGATTCTAGGGCAAGCGATATGAAATCCTATGCAACCTCCTCTGCAAGAGCAGAAATGAACGAACTGCGCCGCTTAAAAGGCCTATTGCCGCCAGAACTGCAAAGTTGGGTGATCGTAGAGGTGGCAACAGAAATGAACCCTCCCTTGGTGCGATCCGAAGAAATTGGCAATGATGAAGTGGAAATTCAGATTGATTTGGCCAAATGGGATCAACTGGCGATCGACCAACGCAATCTCCTCTTTTGGCATGAAGTGGGGCGGATTCAGAATGATACGATTCCCAAAGATGGCTGGGAAATGGCAGCCCTAGCCATTGGTTTAGGGGGCGCAGTGGGAGAGCTGTGGGTACAAGATGGCTTGTTGCTTCTGCTCGCCCTGGCGTTATGTGGCGTTTCCGGTTATCGCCTCTATCAGAAAAATAACCCCGAAAAGACTTTACAGGAAGCCATTCAAGCGGATGAAAAGGCGATCGCCTTAGCCACCCGTTTTGGCTATACCCTGCCCAATGCCTACAAGAGTCTGGGCAGTGCCTTAAAAATCTTAATCGAACAAAACCCGAAAAAACGCCAACGCAGCCGCTATGAAGCCCGCTTGCAAGCTCTCAAGCGCAGTGCATCCAAGGCGAAAGCTAGAGCGAAGGGTAAAACGGATGCTCCCTTTGCGGCTGAACCCGAACCGGATTATCGTTCGGAAAATATCTTTGGTTGAGTCTCAGGAGTGAGGAGTAAGGAGGAATTTTTGGGTCTCCCTATTCCTTATTTCTGTTTTTCGGTTGCGATCGCTCTTTATATCAGATAACTAGGTTAGCCAAAGAAGCGTTCATAATCATCATGATTGCCAATCCAAAACCAGGTTACTGTATCGTTTTCCTTGAATCCCAAAACTCGATAATTGCGCGTCACTCGTACTGACCAAATCTCCTCCTCTGAGTTAATACACTTAAAATGGAGAGAGGGATGAAAGGGATTGTCCGCCCATAGCCGATAGGCCTTGCGGGTGCGTTCTCGAACCTCCTGATTAAGCTGACGATACTGCTGCCAAAATGAAGGCAGAACCTCAGATTTCATAACTGCTCATAATCCATTTTTGTCGCTTTTCCCGCAGCGCGTTCTTGTTTCGCTTGTCGTGCGGCTGCAACTAAGGCGGATTGGGTGCGACGAAAGGACTCATCCCACTGTTTTTCATCCTGTAAATCGGCAATATACTCGCGCACATGAGCGACGATTTGCTGTTGAATTTCATCGGGTAAAGGCTCTACCATCTCTACCAAATCTTTAATGGCTAATGACATGATCTGCTCCTATTAGGATTTCGTTTGATGATTTAGAGAGCTGCTTGTCTGGATTTTGGCGATCGCCATTTCTCTCGATTCCTTCTACTTTACCGCGATTCATGACGATGATGCGATCGCTCATAAACTTGACGACGCTTTTCACAGAACACTTGTTAAGGGTTTTTGCGACCCGATCGCCCCCTAGCACTGCACCAGATTAACAGTTTTACGCCACCCCAGGCGACAACAGCGAAGGCAAAGCTCACCAGAACGGCGATGATAAAGGGATGGAGGCGATCGCCATGATTTTGTTGCAATGGCGAAGTCCAGGGGTAGTCAAAGATAAGTGCTGAGGTGGATGCAACGATCGCACCCACGGCGATCGCGCTCCCAAAGGTTTGGATCTGATGCTCTAGGTTGCGATCGCTTTAGCTCAAACTCTCCTCAACCCAATTTTCTAGACTCAACCCTTCAACCCAGCTAAATTCTCTAATATTATTAGTAACTAATGTCACTCCTCGATTCACCGCTTGGGCTGCAATCAGTAAATCATAACTGCCAATGGGTTCCCCCTGTTGCTCTAAAGTGGCTCGAATTTGACCAAATTTTTGTGCATCTTCTGGGCAGAAATCGACGATCTGAAACGGTGAACAAAAGCGAGTTAAGGTCTCTCGGTTGCGCTGGGGATTTTGGCTTTTTGCTGCTCCATACTCCAGTTCTGCTAAGGTGATGATGGAAATTCCAACATCTCCAGTATTAACCTTCTGCAATCGCTCCTTTACAATGAGAGGTTTCTGCTTGATCGCATAAATACAAATATTGGTATCGAGTAAGAACCTCATGAAAAGATATCCTCTCGTTCTGGGAGTTCAGGTTGTTCTCGAACCTCTAAAAAGTCAGGGGTAAACTGGTATAAGTTATTCCACCATCGATCGTCAAAATATTCCCCAGGCTCAGACAGTTGCTGTTGGGTTTCGCTGTCGTCTGCTGTGACCTGATTGATATAGGCTAAAACCCGATCGATCTGTGATTCGGGTAGGGTTTGAATGGCTTGAATGAGTCTTTCTCTAGCGGTCATCTTTGGTTTACCTCTGGGATATTAACGGTTTTTGCGACCTGATCGCCCCCTAGCACTGCACCAGATGAACAGTTTTACGCCACCCCAGGCGACAACAGCGAAGGCAAAGCTGACGAGAACGGCGATGCTAAAGGGATGGAGCTGATCGCCATGATGCTCTTGCCAGGGAAATGTCAAGGGTTCCTGGAAGATGAGCGTGGAGGTGGAGGCAACGATCGCACCGACGGCGATCGCACTCCCGAAGGTTTGGATTTGATGCTCTAGGTGGCGATCGCTTTCTGCTTGGTCAATTTCCACTAAACCACGAATGGTATTAATTGCCGTGTCTAACAGTCGTTCCCCTTGCTGGAGATAGACCAAATCAGCCGCAATTTGTCGCTGAAACCGTTGAAACGTGCGATCGGTTTTATCGCGCCAAACACTTAAATTACTGTCACAATTAGTTTCCATGCGGCTCAGGGTATCGAGATAATTCTCTTGATTAATGGCGATCGTATTCTGAAACGTTTCCAGACTGCGAATTCGCTGGGAATAGCGCAAAGACAAGTCTAACAGATTTTTGATTTGCTGTTTCAGTTTCTTTAAATCTTCGTCTGATAAATCTGGAGGAATACTGGTCGGAATATTTTTAGGAAACTTTTTTATCGCCTTTTCAATTTTTTTAATATCCTTCTGGGCTTTTTTATATTCTTTGCGGCTATCGAGAAAATTCTGTTGATTTTTATGATCGTACAAAAACAGTTCCGGTAAATCCCACTGAATTTGCTTGAGCTTCTTGGTCGTGTCTTCCTCAAAAATCAATAAAATCAGAATCTTTCCATAGGGATGGAGCCGAAAAATAGTTTTATACTCGTAAATATAGCCCCCTAAGAATTCCCCACAGTGGTAAAATGGTGGGGCTTGCTCTAGGGAGTCGAGTTGCAGAAATTGCTTTAATACTTCATTAGCAACAGATTTTAAGCTCTCGGCTTTTTCTGGACGGTCTTGGGCAATAAAACCACTCAAAAAAAGGGTAGTGCCCCAAAACGCTTGGCTCAGAATTTCTCCGGTTTTATTCGGTTCACCTGAATACGTGCCAGAGAAAAATTCCTTTGGGGGTTTGACTTGGGATAAATCAGAGAAAGAAATCTCGTTATCGTCTGATTCTTGCGGACAAAATAAGGTGAGAGCAAAACCATAGGTATCATTGAGAAACTGAGGATAAAGAAATCCCTGATATTTTGGCGGTAAGCTAATCCAGACAATTCCTCTTCCTTCGGAATCTGGGATTAAATCAAAATTGGCTAATTTAGAATCGATAAGATCCTGGAAATCGCCACGGAAATTGAGGATAACTGGCTGGCTATTTGGAGTGAGGATATGATAAGAGTTTAATAGACCTTGATAGTAAGAAGTAACCGAAGCAATATGAATATTTTGTTCGGTAAAATTTGTGAAATGGAGAGGTTTTAAGTGATAACTGAACAAGCGGATATTTAGGGCACAAATTGAGTTTATTTCTGTATTCATATTTCCCATTTGGTTGCTTTTCCCCTTCTCCTGCGGGAGAAGGGGGTAGGGGGATGAGGGGCAGCCATTACATAACTCATTTAGGTTTGCTATATATTAGAGTTTAGTTTGATGATTGAGAGGGTGGGTTATCTCGATTTTGCCTATCTTTGATTGCAGAACGCAAACTGTCATTCGTAATCGGTTGGTCTGGCTCTGAGCGCCGAGGTGGGGTCTCATTAGGTTTGAGAGGGTCACATCTCACGTTCTGTAGAGCAGTCTTGACGGATTCATAATCATGGTCATCCAGCCAATCTATAATCACCTCCTCAATGTCTTCATAATCCTCATCGGCAAGGGGATCTAGTTTTTCATCCAGTTCTGCCCAAGTTTCCTGGTTGCAATTGGTAAACATGGAGGGTTGTTGCTGCAAAAGGTACTGGAATTTAGCAACTCGTTCTTTACTGATTTGACTCGGATTGGTGAAAGCCATGATATTCCTCTGGATTATTTTCAGGCGGGATTTCCCGGCTGTGCGTATTTTCCACTGGCGGTGAAAGCGGCCCAATAGCGGGCAGGGGCAAAAGGACGCTCTTTATCGAATAGTTTCAGCTCTTTCCGACATCGTTTTAGCGTTTTATCCTCTAATTTTAGGTCATTCTTTAACCAGGTTAAAACATCATCGCGGGAAATGGTGCGGAGCCAGTCTTGAGCCGCTTGCAAGGCCAGCACTACTGAAGTGTAGTGGGGCAGTTCTTGATAGAGGCGAATCATTAGCAGGGCGGAGAAAAAGTCATCGGCTTCCCAGAGACTGGCGACGACTGTGCGGGTTCCGGCATAGAAAAAGGCACTGGCTAACCCCACATAGTCATCGGTTGAAGAGGTTTCGACGAGGGCAGTTTTGCAGGCAGAGAGGATGAGTAGGCGACAGTTGGGGATATTGAGACGGGCGAAAATGTCTTGAAACGTGAGTTTTTCCTGGTTGGCGAGGCGCAGATAGGAGTTGAGGGGGTCAGCTTCGTTAAATTGGCCGTGACAGGAGAGGTGAATATAGCGGCTTTGCCGCAAGAAGGCTTGGTTTTCTGGTTTTTCCAGGTTGGCTTTGGTGGCTTGGTGGCGGCTGAGAACTTTTTCGGGGTTGAAGAGGGAGCGCAAGACTTCTACCTCGAATTCGGCAAAGGCGAGGTCTTCGGTGGGGTTTTGCAGGGCAAAGAAGGAAGAGGAAGGTTCTTCTAGGGGGGGACGTTGATGGAGGATGTCGAGGAATTGGCAACTGGGAGCGTATTGGATGGGGAACTGGTCTTGCAGGGGGTTGCCCTCTCCCCCAGTTCCTCTCTCACCGGGAGAGGGGAGAAAGGGGTTGCCCTCTCCCCCAGCCCCTCTCCCACCGGGAGAGGGGAGAAAGACGGGTAAGGCGTGGAGGGGGATGAGGTGCAGTTCGCGATGGGGAACGAGAATCAGCCGTTGGTAGTGTTGGAGGGGGGTGAGTAAATCGGGGAGATTTAAGGCGGGGCTGAGGGTTTGCAGCCGTTCATCGAGTTTATTGAGCCAGGTTTTGTGGTCATCGTAGTCGCTGCGGTAGTCGCTGATGGCTCGGTCGAGTTGTTGGCGGTTGGTGAAGTGGTGGGGGATGATTTGGAAGGTGTCCTCTTCTGTGGGAATGATGAGGAAGGCGTAGAAGCCGAGGTCGGGGTTGTTGGGGAGATACCACTCGATGAGGGCGGTTTGGCTGTCCAGGAGTTGGGAGAAGTTGGGCAGTTGGGTGGGGGGTTTTCGGGTGAGGTTGAACGTGAGGTCGCCAATTTCTTCGAGGAGGTTTTGGAATTCCTGGTTGGCGGCTGCAATTTGTTGGCGGATGGTGGCGGGGGAGAGGGGGTTGGTGCTGTTGTCGCTGGTGGTGAAGGCGAGTTGTTGTTGGTAGATGGCGAGGCGACTGCGGAGGTCGCTGATCTGTTGTTTTTGGCGGTCGGTGGCGTTTTTGGGGTAGAGGTTGGCGCTGTCGAGGAGTTCGGTGAGGGTGCGAGATTTGCTGCGTTCGACGGTGAGCAGGGCTTGGGCGTAGTCTTGCTGGTGAATGCAGGCTTGCACCATGTTTTCGTAGATGTCGAGGGAGTCGGCAATTAGTTCTCGTTTGGTTTTTTCCGAGGTTGCCCAGTAGCGGCTTTGTTCAATGGCGCGGATGGCATGGTCGTAGCCGTAGATGGCGTTTTCCCAGTCTTGGCGGTTGAAGGCAAAGTTACCAAGATTGCGTCCGGTTTGCAGACAGTCGAGAGGCAAGGCATCTGGGGTGCGAACCTGCAAACTGTCTCGATAGCAGCGAATCGCCCGCTCGATGTTCTCCACACGCTCTCCCCGCAGGCGATAGTTGTAAGCATTTCCCAAGTTATTTTGGGTCATGGCCCAATCTTGGGCATAGGCGCTGCGGGTATACACTTCTAAAGCGGCTTGATAACAGGCGATCGCCCGCTCCAGGTTCTCCGCTCGCTCTCCCCGCAGGCGATTTCTGTAAGCATTTCCCAAGTTATTTTGGGTCAGTGCCCATTTTTCAGCATAGGCGCTGGGGGTATACACTTCTAAAGCCGCTTCATAACAGGCGATCGCCCGCTCCAGGTTCTCCGCTCGCTCTCCCCGCAGGCGATTTCTGTAAGCATTTCCCAAGTTATTTTGGGTCAGTGCCCATTTTTCAGCATAGGCGCTGGGGGTATACACTTCTAAAGCCGCTTCATAACAGGCGATCGCCCGCTCCAGGTTCTCCGCTCGCTCTCCCCGCAGGCGATTTCTGTAAGCATTTCCCAAGTTATTTTGGGTCAGTGCCCATTTTTCAGCATAGGCGCTGGGGGTATACACTTCTAAAGCCGCTTCATAACAGGCGATCGCCCGCTCCAGGTTCTCCGCTCGCTCTCCCCGCAGGCGATTTCTGTAAGCATTTCCCAAGTTATTTTGGGTCAGTGCCCATTTTTCAGCATAGGCGCTGGGGGTATACACTTCTAAAGCCGCTTCATAACAGGCGATCGCCCGCTCCAGGTTCTC contains:
- a CDS encoding CHAT domain-containing protein, which translates into the protein ENLERAIACYEAALEVYTPSAYAEKWALTQNNLGNAYRNRLRGERAENLERAIACYEAALEVYTPSAYAEKWALTQNNLGNAYRNRLRGERAENLERAIACYEAALEVYTPSAYAEKWALTQNNLGNAYRNRLRGERAENLERAIACYEAALEVYTPSAYAEKWALTQNNLGNAYRNRLRGERAENLERAIACYQAALEVYTRSAYAQDWAMTQNNLGNAYNYRLRGERVENIERAIRCYRDSLQVRTPDALPLDCLQTGRNLGNFAFNRQDWENAIYGYDHAIRAIEQSRYWATSEKTKRELIADSLDIYENMVQACIHQQDYAQALLTVERSKSRTLTELLDSANLYPKNATDRQKQQISDLRSRLAIYQQQLAFTTSDNSTNPLSPATIRQQIAAANQEFQNLLEEIGDLTFNLTRKPPTQLPNFSQLLDSQTALIEWYLPNNPDLGFYAFLIIPTEEDTFQIIPHHFTNRQQLDRAISDYRSDYDDHKTWLNKLDERLQTLSPALNLPDLLTPLQHYQRLILVPHRELHLIPLHALPVFLPSPGGRGAGGEGNPFLPSPGERGTGGEGNPLQDQFPIQYAPSCQFLDILHQRPPLEEPSSSFFALQNPTEDLAFAEFEVEVLRSLFNPEKVLSRHQATKANLEKPENQAFLRQSRYIHLSCHGQFNEADPLNSYLRLANQEKLTFQDIFARLNIPNCRLLILSACKTALVETSSTDDYVGLASAFFYAGTRTVVASLWEADDFFSALLMIRLYQELPHYTSVVLALQAAQDWLRTISRDDVLTWLKNDLKLEDKTLKRCRKELKLFDKERPFAPARYWAAFTASGKYAQPGNPA